A region from the Variovorax sp. RKNM96 genome encodes:
- a CDS encoding DUF1800 domain-containing protein: protein MVEPIEAGCVSVADDVAYVDAPATDTSETETSSRPLKALATFSIAAALAACGGGGGGGSGGGGFGGGIGGLPAPGPGAGPDAGPYRYTQAKTDDEAARFLLQAQFSASEAEIADVRNKGYLPWLSKQFGAPRTQSAWEWIDSKPWDSAAIDAAIWRQLMVSADPVRKRMALALSEIFVVSANEIGSNWPHAMMAQYFDTLVAGVTGNFRTLLEDITLNPAMGFYLNTRDNRKEDGRGRQPDENYAREVMQLMTIGLSQLNADGTVKTGADGQPLDTYTQDDVTNLARVFTGYVLDIRAGEREGFRPPNGGGAFDTKDWTTRPMAYLAANHSMLEAKFLGTTVPGGTPGPAALKIALDALFNHPNVGPFIGKQLIQRLVTSNPSPAYVKRVAGVFANNGAGVRGDMKSVFAAIVLDDEARGPAGLSDPNFGRLREPMLRFVQWGRTCGIASAADTWKIGILSDASFGLGQSPLRSPSVFNFFRPGYVPPSTAIASSKLVAPEFQLVNESSVGGYLNFMQSVLPNGFNGKDVLASYAAEKALVLDPAALVRRLNLVLTGNQLAPATVNLITTALATPNLTAASSDGAKLNRICAAVLLVMGSPEYLVQK, encoded by the coding sequence ATGGTGGAACCGATAGAAGCCGGCTGCGTGAGCGTGGCCGACGATGTGGCGTACGTCGATGCGCCGGCAACAGACACAAGCGAGACCGAAACGTCGTCCAGGCCCTTGAAGGCCCTGGCGACGTTCTCCATCGCGGCTGCGCTCGCGGCCTGCGGTGGTGGAGGCGGCGGGGGAAGCGGCGGGGGCGGATTCGGCGGCGGCATCGGCGGCCTGCCTGCACCGGGCCCCGGCGCGGGACCGGACGCGGGCCCTTATCGCTACACGCAGGCCAAGACCGACGACGAAGCCGCGCGCTTCCTGCTGCAGGCCCAGTTCTCGGCGTCGGAAGCGGAAATTGCAGACGTGCGCAACAAGGGCTACCTGCCCTGGCTCAGCAAGCAGTTCGGCGCGCCGCGCACGCAGTCGGCGTGGGAGTGGATAGACAGCAAGCCCTGGGACTCCGCCGCGATCGACGCCGCCATCTGGCGGCAGCTGATGGTGTCGGCCGATCCGGTGCGCAAGCGCATGGCGCTCGCGCTCAGCGAGATCTTCGTGGTCTCGGCCAACGAGATCGGCTCGAACTGGCCCCACGCGATGATGGCCCAGTACTTCGACACGCTGGTGGCCGGCGTCACCGGCAACTTCCGCACGCTGCTGGAAGACATCACGCTCAACCCCGCGATGGGCTTCTACCTGAACACCCGCGACAACCGCAAGGAAGACGGCCGGGGCCGGCAGCCCGACGAGAACTACGCGCGCGAAGTCATGCAGCTCATGACCATCGGCCTGTCGCAGCTCAACGCCGACGGCACGGTGAAGACCGGCGCCGACGGTCAGCCGCTGGACACCTACACGCAGGACGACGTGACGAACCTTGCGCGCGTCTTCACCGGCTATGTGCTCGATATCCGCGCCGGGGAGCGCGAGGGTTTCAGGCCGCCCAACGGCGGCGGCGCCTTCGACACCAAGGACTGGACCACGCGCCCCATGGCCTACCTGGCCGCGAACCATTCCATGCTGGAGGCGAAGTTCCTCGGCACCACCGTACCCGGCGGCACGCCCGGGCCGGCGGCGCTGAAGATCGCACTCGATGCGCTCTTCAACCACCCCAACGTCGGCCCCTTCATCGGCAAGCAGTTGATCCAGCGGCTGGTGACCAGCAACCCGAGCCCGGCCTACGTGAAGCGCGTGGCCGGTGTCTTCGCCAACAACGGCGCCGGCGTGCGCGGCGACATGAAGAGCGTGTTCGCAGCCATCGTGCTCGACGACGAGGCGCGCGGCCCGGCCGGCCTTTCGGACCCGAACTTCGGGCGCCTGCGCGAGCCGATGCTGCGCTTCGTGCAGTGGGGCCGCACCTGCGGCATCGCCTCGGCTGCCGACACCTGGAAGATCGGCATCCTCTCGGACGCGAGCTTCGGCCTCGGCCAGAGCCCGCTGCGTTCGCCCTCGGTCTTCAACTTCTTCCGGCCCGGCTACGTGCCTCCGTCGACCGCCATAGCGAGCAGCAAGCTGGTGGCGCCCGAGTTCCAGCTGGTCAACGAGAGCAGCGTGGGCGGATACCTCAACTTCATGCAGAGCGTGCTGCCCAACGGCTTCAACGGCAAGGACGTGCTGGCGAGCTATGCAGCTGAGAAGGCGCTGGTGCTCGACCCGGCCGCGCTGGTGCGACGGCTCAACCTCGTGCTGACCGGCAACCAGCTGGCGCCCGCCACCGTCAACCTCATCACCACCGCGCTCGCCACACCCAACCTCACGGCGGCGAGCAGCGATGGCGCAAAGCTCAATCGCATCTGCGCCGCCGTTCTCCTGGTGATGGGTTCGCCCGAATACCTTGTCCAGAAATAA
- a CDS encoding LD-carboxypeptidase, translating into MTKHIYIYSPSSAIRDKAAFRRGVKRLQALGHEVEIDADALSVHQRFAGDDATRLAAISRAAASGANIALIARGGYGLTRILDQIPYKAVAKAIHHGTEFVGCSDFTALQNALLAKTGGVTWSGPAVGEDFGAEAGADDIMEACFDDLLSGQGEGTGWRMPVRDADLKFRAVEDAVLWGGNLCVLTSLLGTPYFPAVDKGILFIEDTNEHPYRIERMLDQLKMAGVLAKQKAIVFGQFTGIRKVPGYDRGFGLDTVVDRLRASLKKVPVLTGLPFGHVPTKVLLPVGAKVAMAAEGRDVFLVWGHRHAHSHDHDHAHAH; encoded by the coding sequence GTGACCAAACACATCTACATCTACTCTCCCTCCAGCGCGATCCGCGACAAGGCCGCCTTCCGGCGCGGCGTGAAGAGGCTCCAGGCCCTGGGCCACGAAGTCGAGATCGACGCCGATGCACTCTCCGTGCACCAGCGTTTTGCGGGCGACGATGCCACGCGGCTGGCCGCCATTTCGCGAGCCGCTGCGAGCGGCGCGAACATCGCGCTCATCGCGCGCGGCGGCTACGGGCTCACCCGCATCCTCGACCAGATCCCGTACAAGGCCGTGGCCAAGGCGATCCACCACGGCACCGAGTTCGTCGGCTGCAGCGATTTCACGGCGTTGCAGAACGCATTGCTTGCGAAGACCGGCGGCGTCACCTGGTCGGGCCCCGCGGTCGGCGAGGACTTCGGCGCCGAGGCCGGTGCCGACGACATCATGGAAGCCTGCTTCGACGACCTGTTGAGCGGGCAGGGCGAAGGCACCGGCTGGCGCATGCCGGTGCGCGATGCCGATCTGAAGTTCAGGGCCGTGGAAGACGCGGTGCTCTGGGGCGGCAACCTCTGCGTGCTGACCAGCCTGCTCGGCACGCCGTACTTTCCGGCGGTCGACAAGGGCATCCTCTTCATCGAGGACACCAACGAGCATCCCTATCGCATCGAACGCATGCTCGACCAGTTGAAGATGGCCGGCGTGCTCGCGAAGCAGAAGGCGATCGTGTTCGGCCAGTTCACCGGTATTCGCAAGGTGCCGGGTTACGACCGCGGGTTCGGGCTCGATACCGTGGTCGACCGGCTGCGCGCGTCGTTGAAGAAGGTGCCGGTGCTCACGGGCCTGCCGTTCGGCCATGTGCCGACGAAGGTGCTGCTGCCGGTGGGAGCGAAGGTGGCGATGGCGGCCGAAGGGCGCGACGTCTTCCTCGTGTGGGGGCATCGCCATGCCCATTCGCACGACCATGACCACGCGCACGCACACTGA
- a CDS encoding FMN-binding negative transcriptional regulator: protein MYMPPQFNAKDPAIALELMRSHPFASLISNDNDGLPFVTHLPLVAEQGEGDQLVLWGHCAKPNPHWRYLQARPQAVATFLGPHSYLSPQVYPDLARVPTWNYLAVHCAVEARLIEEPAEKDVLLKKLIGDHEPAYAQQWRDLGEEFQLKMLNGIVGFELRVTALQCKVKINQHRKESHAAMRAMYGAGTPDEQALAVWMDRLGMNAEAQVAQGN, encoded by the coding sequence ATGTACATGCCCCCGCAGTTCAATGCCAAGGACCCGGCCATCGCGCTGGAGTTGATGCGCTCGCACCCGTTCGCGAGCCTGATCTCGAACGACAACGACGGCCTGCCGTTCGTCACGCACCTGCCGCTGGTGGCGGAGCAGGGCGAGGGCGACCAGCTGGTGTTGTGGGGGCACTGCGCCAAGCCCAATCCGCATTGGCGCTACCTGCAGGCGCGGCCGCAGGCGGTCGCGACCTTCCTCGGCCCGCATTCGTACCTGTCGCCCCAGGTCTATCCCGACCTGGCGCGCGTACCGACGTGGAACTACCTCGCGGTGCATTGCGCGGTCGAGGCCCGTTTGATCGAGGAGCCGGCCGAGAAGGACGTGCTGCTGAAGAAGCTCATCGGCGACCACGAACCCGCCTACGCGCAGCAGTGGCGCGACCTGGGCGAGGAGTTCCAGCTCAAGATGCTCAACGGCATCGTCGGCTTCGAGCTGCGCGTGACCGCGCTGCAGTGCAAGGTCAAGATCAACCAGCACCGCAAGGAATCGCATGCGGCCATGCGCGCGATGTACGGCGCCGGCACGCCGGACGAGCAGGCGCTGGCGGTTTGGATGGACCGGCTCGGCATGAATGCCGAGGCACAAGTGGCACAAGGAAACTGA
- a CDS encoding ankyrin repeat domain-containing protein, which yields MKRGIWSLILAGALGLGASVGVSAQAPPLAAEVLAYEGLHKAAWHGDLPKLKALVASGANLDARDAKGRTPLHVATYARQRESIKLLAKAGANLDLLEDDRYDAVTIASVADDVTTLTLLLSLGAKAGQTTSRYDGTALIAAAHLGHDEVVRRLIAAGAPLDHVNNLHWTAVIESIVLGDGGPRHQRTLAALVDAGASVKLTDRQGNTPLQLAKARGYTAMVKLLEAPRAR from the coding sequence ATGAAGCGCGGGATCTGGTCTCTCATTCTGGCAGGCGCGCTCGGCTTGGGCGCATCGGTCGGCGTGTCCGCCCAGGCGCCGCCGCTCGCGGCCGAGGTGCTGGCCTATGAAGGGCTGCACAAGGCGGCCTGGCATGGCGACCTGCCGAAGCTGAAGGCGCTGGTCGCCTCGGGCGCGAACCTCGATGCGCGCGATGCGAAGGGGCGGACGCCATTGCATGTCGCGACCTATGCGAGGCAACGCGAGTCGATCAAGCTGCTCGCCAAGGCGGGCGCGAACCTCGACCTGCTTGAAGACGACCGCTACGACGCGGTGACCATCGCCTCGGTCGCGGACGACGTGACCACGCTCACGCTGCTGCTCTCGCTCGGCGCCAAGGCCGGGCAGACGACGAGCCGCTACGACGGCACCGCGCTCATCGCCGCCGCGCACCTGGGCCACGACGAGGTGGTGCGCCGCCTGATCGCGGCCGGCGCGCCGCTCGACCACGTGAACAACCTGCACTGGACGGCGGTGATCGAATCGATCGTGCTCGGCGACGGCGGGCCGCGTCACCAGCGCACGCTGGCCGCGTTGGTCGACGCGGGCGCGAGCGTGAAGCTGACCGACCGGCAGGGCAATACGCCGCTGCAATTGGCCAAGGCACGCGGCTACACGGCGATGGTCAAGCTCCTGGAAGCACCGCGCGCAAGATAG
- the tadA gene encoding tRNA adenosine(34) deaminase TadA, which produces MKTELPSQTSDAHWMALALAEARLAAEAGEVPVGAVLVKDGQVIATGRNTPVAQHDPSAHAEINALRAGAAALGNYRLDGCELFVTLEPCAMCAGAMLHSRLARVVFGAADPKTGAAGSVLDLFAEPRLNHRTQVQGGVLAEECSAVLQGFFQQRRSAAREQAEPLRDDALRTPAERFASLSDYALAPHYVQDLPSLQGWRLHYVDEEGAPGSDGQSASCLCLHGPGEWGYFFRHLVGAQGLHTLVPDLIGFGKSDKPKREAAHKLAWHRDVLLEWLDRMQPQPVVLVHSAAASELASLLQATAADRFVAAIVAPDGGERIKDAWRAPYPDRGYEAALRALGPIASSSGPTAAQAEALARLARNAMGYSTS; this is translated from the coding sequence ATGAAAACTGAATTGCCCTCGCAGACGAGCGACGCGCACTGGATGGCGCTCGCGCTGGCCGAGGCGCGCCTCGCGGCAGAGGCCGGCGAGGTGCCGGTGGGCGCGGTGCTGGTCAAGGACGGCCAGGTCATCGCGACCGGCCGCAACACGCCCGTGGCGCAGCACGACCCGAGCGCCCACGCAGAGATCAACGCGCTGCGCGCAGGTGCGGCCGCGCTGGGCAACTACCGGCTCGACGGCTGCGAGTTGTTCGTCACGCTCGAACCCTGCGCGATGTGTGCGGGCGCGATGTTGCATTCCCGGCTGGCGCGGGTGGTGTTCGGCGCGGCGGATCCCAAGACCGGGGCGGCGGGATCGGTGCTCGATCTTTTTGCGGAGCCTCGGCTGAACCATCGCACGCAGGTGCAGGGCGGCGTGCTCGCGGAGGAATGCAGCGCGGTGCTGCAGGGCTTCTTCCAGCAGCGGCGCAGCGCGGCGCGCGAGCAGGCCGAGCCCTTGCGCGACGACGCGCTGCGCACGCCGGCCGAGCGCTTCGCTTCGCTGAGCGACTACGCCTTAGCCCCGCATTACGTGCAGGACTTGCCGAGCCTGCAAGGCTGGCGCCTGCACTACGTGGATGAAGAGGGCGCACCGGGCAGCGACGGCCAATCGGCGTCTTGCCTTTGCCTGCATGGCCCCGGCGAATGGGGCTACTTCTTCCGTCACCTCGTCGGCGCGCAGGGGCTGCACACGCTGGTGCCCGACCTCATCGGCTTCGGCAAGAGCGACAAGCCCAAGCGCGAAGCCGCGCACAAGCTCGCATGGCACCGCGACGTGCTGCTCGAATGGCTGGACCGCATGCAGCCGCAGCCCGTGGTGCTGGTGCACAGCGCTGCGGCCAGCGAACTTGCATCGTTGTTGCAAGCCACCGCCGCCGATCGTTTCGTGGCTGCAATCGTCGCGCCCGATGGCGGCGAGCGCATCAAGGATGCATGGCGCGCGCCGTACCCCGACCGCGGCTACGAAGCCGCGCTGCGCGCGCTCGGACCGATCGCTTCGTCCTCGGGTCCGACAGCCGCGCAGGCCGAGGCGCTCGCCCGGCTCGCGCGCAACGCAATGGGATACTCGACCTCGTGA
- a CDS encoding ATP-binding protein, with translation MKQWLRSQGGWWLAWLALTAVGAVWLARAELAQLHQDFETDARIAHRLMSQQVVQYDAVLATLALLEPGADAGQPEQRLPSVYSSILKVQRRARDEPWPDEKPAGALVAAEARSRSQQRAELASLNLAEGRYQLVIGATPFSYALEIDLAGSVPWRDWPMNPQRSPVRVSLQRDGQQLVLQPGRLGEGGWHFGLTKALASPSQPFDLVAERQVGWGELPWRSIAGWAVATAVLLAGLWMAQRQRIARRRAEELLRLGQVARLNALGELSAGLAHELNQPLTAVLANAQAARRLLDDDPPDLATARDAMGQAVEQARRAAGVVGRLRRVIERPEAGGDVKPLVLQEVVRSAMHLLAPEFAQRGVAAQFDAGAQAPVRVQAEAVALEQIVHNLLMNALQALDLVPAAERRLAVSVGRNGQEGVLTVTDNGRGISPEAMPRLFEPFFSTREGGLGLGLSLSETLASGMGGSLTAANAAPRGARFTLLLPLVAPSA, from the coding sequence ATGAAACAGTGGTTGCGCTCGCAGGGTGGTTGGTGGCTGGCATGGCTGGCCCTCACGGCCGTGGGCGCAGTGTGGCTGGCGCGCGCGGAGCTCGCGCAATTGCACCAGGACTTCGAGACCGACGCGCGCATCGCGCACCGGCTCATGAGCCAGCAGGTGGTGCAGTACGACGCGGTGCTGGCCACCCTCGCGCTGCTGGAGCCCGGCGCCGATGCGGGGCAGCCGGAGCAGCGCTTGCCCTCCGTGTATTCGTCGATCCTGAAGGTGCAGCGCCGTGCGCGCGACGAGCCGTGGCCCGATGAAAAACCGGCGGGCGCATTGGTCGCCGCCGAGGCGCGCTCGCGCAGCCAGCAGCGCGCCGAGCTCGCATCGCTCAATCTCGCAGAGGGCCGCTACCAGCTCGTGATCGGCGCCACGCCCTTCAGCTACGCGCTCGAAATCGACCTGGCCGGCTCCGTGCCGTGGCGCGACTGGCCGATGAACCCACAGCGCAGTCCGGTGCGCGTGAGCCTGCAGCGCGATGGGCAGCAGCTGGTGCTGCAGCCCGGTCGATTGGGCGAGGGCGGTTGGCACTTCGGCCTCACCAAGGCGCTTGCTTCGCCGAGCCAGCCGTTCGATCTGGTGGCCGAGCGTCAGGTCGGCTGGGGTGAACTGCCGTGGCGCAGCATCGCTGGCTGGGCCGTGGCGACGGCGGTGCTGCTGGCCGGCCTCTGGATGGCGCAGCGCCAGCGCATCGCCCGTCGCAGGGCCGAAGAATTGTTGCGGCTCGGGCAGGTTGCGCGGCTCAACGCATTGGGCGAGTTGTCGGCAGGCCTGGCGCACGAACTCAACCAGCCGCTCACCGCCGTGCTGGCCAACGCGCAGGCCGCGCGCCGGTTGCTCGACGACGATCCGCCAGACCTCGCCACCGCGCGCGACGCGATGGGGCAGGCCGTGGAGCAGGCCCGCCGCGCGGCCGGCGTGGTCGGCCGCTTGCGCCGCGTGATCGAACGGCCCGAGGCCGGCGGCGACGTGAAGCCGCTGGTGCTGCAGGAGGTGGTGCGCAGCGCGATGCACCTGCTCGCGCCCGAGTTCGCACAGCGTGGCGTCGCGGCCCAGTTCGATGCGGGCGCGCAGGCGCCGGTGCGCGTGCAGGCCGAGGCGGTGGCGCTGGAGCAGATCGTGCACAACCTGCTGATGAACGCGCTGCAGGCGCTGGATCTCGTGCCCGCCGCCGAGCGCCGGCTGGCGGTGTCGGTCGGGCGCAATGGGCAGGAAGGCGTGCTGACCGTGACCGACAACGGTCGCGGCATCTCGCCCGAGGCGATGCCGCGGCTCTTCGAGCCTTTCTTCAGCACGCGCGAGGGCGGCCTCGGCTTGGGCCTGAGCCTCAGCGAGACGCTGGCGAGCGGCATGGGCGGCAGCCTGACGGCCGCCAACGCAGCGCCGCGCGGCGCGCGCTTCACCTTGCTGCTGCCGCTGGTGGCGCCATCGGCATGA
- a CDS encoding response regulator: MNTSVTHQPQSPLIHLIDDDQAVRDSLSLLIGTVGLRVQGWADPQAFIDGFDRASVGAIVLDVRMPGISGLTVLDRLMAQGIDQPVIMLTGHGTVEMCRRAFKAGAAEFLEKPVDDEQLLEALQQAVRQHVRTRERSQADNAARERVAQLSEREREVLAFIVQGLTNKEIARTLALSPRTVETHRANLFAKLDCDSLAQLIRRYAVLVASDA; the protein is encoded by the coding sequence ATGAACACCTCGGTCACCCACCAACCCCAATCCCCGTTGATCCACCTGATCGACGACGACCAGGCGGTGCGCGACAGCCTCTCGCTGCTGATCGGCACGGTCGGGCTGCGCGTGCAGGGCTGGGCCGATCCGCAGGCCTTCATCGACGGCTTCGACCGTGCGAGCGTCGGCGCCATCGTGCTGGACGTGCGCATGCCCGGCATCAGCGGGCTCACGGTGCTCGACCGGCTGATGGCGCAGGGCATCGACCAGCCGGTGATCATGCTGACCGGCCACGGCACGGTCGAGATGTGCCGTCGCGCCTTCAAGGCCGGCGCGGCCGAGTTCCTCGAGAAGCCGGTGGACGACGAGCAACTGCTCGAGGCGCTGCAGCAGGCGGTGCGCCAGCATGTGCGCACGCGCGAACGCTCGCAGGCCGACAATGCCGCCCGCGAGCGGGTCGCGCAGCTGTCGGAGCGCGAGCGCGAGGTGCTGGCCTTCATCGTGCAGGGGCTCACCAACAAGGAGATCGCGCGCACGCTGGCGCTGTCGCCGCGCACGGTCGAGACGCATCGGGCCAACCTGTTCGCAAAGCTGGACTGCGATTCGCTCGCGCAGTTGATCCGGCGGTATGCGGTGCTGGTGGCCTCGGACGCGTGA
- a CDS encoding adenylate/guanylate cyclase domain-containing protein, which yields MGVNATVVFADLTGSTRVFEAMGNARATETVTRLTQWIGGVCQAHGGRVVKSLGDGVFAIFSSGAAATHAVIELQRYHQKRLQVWPAPLRMALQIGVASGEVVELEGDCFGDAVNLASRLSDLAGPGQIWVTDAVISQLREGSVQHRDLGLINIRGRSEMSVVHRIDWQEDVTTFLTVPAALAPVRMPDSSFGQIELSWLDVRSMFSSEQLPIHLGRVDDAQFVVNDPRVSRLHARIEMRQGSCVLIDISTYGTWVRFHGNGGPSTEIALRREECVLHGRGEIGLGAPLSDFSAPTIAFNTTGGEVMLSRREVSP from the coding sequence ATGGGTGTCAATGCCACAGTCGTTTTCGCGGACCTGACAGGGAGCACAAGGGTCTTCGAGGCCATGGGAAACGCACGGGCCACCGAGACGGTGACGCGCCTGACCCAGTGGATCGGCGGCGTCTGCCAGGCGCACGGCGGCCGGGTGGTGAAGTCGCTGGGAGACGGCGTCTTTGCCATCTTCTCGAGCGGCGCGGCCGCGACGCACGCGGTGATCGAACTCCAGCGCTATCACCAGAAGCGCCTGCAGGTCTGGCCGGCACCGTTGCGCATGGCGCTGCAGATCGGCGTGGCCAGCGGCGAGGTGGTCGAGCTGGAGGGCGACTGCTTCGGAGATGCCGTCAACCTCGCCTCGCGGCTGAGCGACCTGGCCGGCCCCGGGCAGATCTGGGTGACCGATGCGGTGATTTCGCAACTGCGCGAAGGCAGCGTCCAGCACCGCGACCTCGGGCTCATCAACATCCGCGGCCGCAGCGAGATGTCGGTGGTGCACCGCATCGACTGGCAGGAGGATGTGACCACCTTCCTCACCGTGCCGGCCGCGCTGGCGCCGGTGCGGATGCCGGACTCGTCGTTCGGTCAGATCGAGCTGTCCTGGCTCGACGTGCGCTCCATGTTCAGCAGCGAGCAGTTGCCGATCCACCTGGGCCGCGTCGACGACGCGCAGTTCGTGGTCAACGATCCGCGCGTCTCGCGGCTGCATGCGCGCATCGAGATGCGGCAGGGGAGCTGCGTGCTGATCGACATCAGCACCTATGGCACCTGGGTGCGCTTTCATGGCAACGGCGGGCCGAGCACCGAGATCGCCCTGCGCCGCGAGGAATGCGTGCTGCACGGCCGCGGCGAAATCGGCCTGGGCGCGCCGCTGAGCGATTTCAGCGCCCCAACCATCGCTTTCAACACGACCGGCGGCGAGGTGATGCTGTCGCGCCGCGAGGTGAGTCCTTGA
- a CDS encoding heme-binding protein, translating into MRSILRLGGLAALLAASAVQAQTPAPAVRTEKNISLALANQIAAEAVAACAANGYNVAATVVDRAGTVRAVQRADNAGPHTLASSERKAWTSASAKNATQAMMEGAQKNPGAANLVYLPGFLLLGGGVPVKSGNEVIGAVGVGGAPGGHLDDQCANAAIEKVKGLLG; encoded by the coding sequence ATGCGTTCCATTCTTCGCCTCGGCGGCCTCGCCGCTCTGCTCGCCGCATCGGCCGTTCAAGCCCAGACGCCGGCGCCCGCCGTGCGCACCGAAAAGAACATTTCGCTCGCGCTCGCCAACCAGATCGCGGCCGAAGCCGTGGCCGCCTGCGCCGCCAACGGCTACAACGTAGCCGCCACAGTGGTCGACCGCGCCGGCACCGTGCGTGCCGTGCAGCGCGCCGACAACGCCGGCCCGCACACGCTGGCCTCGAGCGAGCGCAAGGCCTGGACCTCGGCGTCGGCCAAGAACGCGACGCAGGCCATGATGGAAGGCGCGCAGAAGAACCCCGGCGCCGCGAACCTCGTGTACCTGCCGGGCTTCCTGCTGCTGGGCGGCGGCGTGCCGGTGAAGTCGGGCAATGAAGTGATCGGCGCCGTGGGCGTGGGCGGTGCGCCGGGCGGCCACCTGGACGATCAGTGCGCGAACGCGGCGATCGAGAAGGTCAAGGGCCTTCTGGGCTGA
- a CDS encoding DUF1501 domain-containing protein, with the protein MYLIDPARHTRRAFLRRTGQLAMAGTALPFALNLAAMGEAAAQAAPGDDYRALVCVFLFGGNDYANTVVTYDADSYGKYSLIRGGDGEAGGGIAIARAALAATELKPAQALPGGRAYALHPSMTGLADLFNNQGKVAVQLNVGPLIKPLTRAQYNSSNRRDFPVPPKLFSHNDQQSVWQSSSPEGSTVGWGGNLGDLALGPNAGSLFTCMSVSGNAVFLSGDQALQYQVGTGGAVRIGAVSGAGGNLFGSATVKAAMQQIAQRESGHTLENEYTKVIRRAVTAEGKITEAIQSDFPSGTFPLQNYLADQLKMVARLIRGRQALGVKRQVFFVSMGGFDLHDDLIARQPGLMKGLSEALVAFHNQTIALGVADKVTAFTASDFGRTLSSNSNGSDHGWGGHHFVVGGAVKGNALYGTAPPVSITNTASDIDQWHVGQGRLLPTTSVDQYAGTLARWFGVPDDQLDGILPNLKNFGMTAPSGIAYPRNVGFMG; encoded by the coding sequence ATGTACCTGATCGATCCCGCCCGGCACACCCGCCGCGCGTTCCTCCGCCGCACGGGCCAACTCGCGATGGCCGGCACCGCACTGCCGTTCGCGCTCAACCTCGCCGCCATGGGCGAGGCGGCCGCCCAGGCTGCGCCCGGCGACGACTACCGCGCGCTGGTGTGCGTGTTTCTCTTCGGCGGCAACGACTATGCGAACACCGTCGTCACCTACGACGCCGACAGCTACGGCAAGTACAGCCTGATCCGCGGCGGCGACGGCGAGGCGGGCGGCGGCATTGCCATTGCGCGCGCTGCGCTCGCCGCGACCGAGCTCAAGCCGGCGCAGGCGCTCCCCGGCGGGCGCGCGTACGCGCTGCATCCGTCGATGACGGGACTGGCCGACCTCTTCAATAACCAAGGCAAGGTGGCGGTGCAGCTGAACGTCGGCCCGCTCATCAAGCCGCTGACGCGCGCGCAGTACAACAGCAGCAACCGCCGCGACTTTCCGGTTCCGCCCAAGCTCTTCTCGCACAACGATCAGCAGTCGGTCTGGCAGTCGTCTTCTCCCGAAGGCTCGACCGTCGGCTGGGGCGGCAACCTGGGCGACCTGGCACTTGGGCCGAACGCGGGCTCGCTCTTCACCTGCATGTCGGTCTCGGGCAATGCGGTGTTCCTCTCGGGCGACCAGGCGCTGCAATACCAGGTGGGAACGGGCGGCGCGGTGCGCATCGGCGCGGTGAGCGGCGCCGGCGGCAACCTGTTCGGCTCGGCCACGGTGAAGGCCGCGATGCAGCAGATCGCCCAGCGCGAGAGCGGCCACACGCTGGAGAACGAATACACCAAGGTCATCCGACGTGCGGTCACGGCCGAGGGAAAGATCACGGAGGCGATCCAGTCGGACTTTCCCTCGGGCACCTTCCCGTTGCAGAACTACCTGGCCGACCAGCTCAAGATGGTGGCGCGCCTGATCCGCGGGCGCCAGGCGCTGGGCGTCAAGCGCCAGGTGTTCTTCGTCTCGATGGGCGGCTTCGACCTGCACGACGATCTGATCGCGCGCCAGCCCGGATTGATGAAGGGGCTGTCCGAAGCGCTGGTCGCGTTCCACAACCAGACGATCGCGCTCGGCGTGGCCGACAAGGTCACGGCGTTCACCGCGTCCGACTTCGGCCGCACGCTGTCGAGCAACAGCAATGGCTCCGACCACGGATGGGGCGGCCACCACTTCGTGGTCGGCGGCGCGGTGAAGGGCAATGCGCTCTACGGCACGGCGCCGCCGGTGAGCATCACCAACACCGCGAGTGACATCGATCAGTGGCACGTGGGGCAGGGCCGCCTCCTGCCCACGACCTCGGTGGACCAGTACGCGGGCACGCTGGCGCGCTGGTTCGGCGTGCCCGACGACCAGCTCGACGGCATCTTGCCGAACCTCAAGAACTTCGGCATGACGGCGCCGAGCGGCATCGCGTATCCGCGCAACGTGGGGTTCATGGGATGA